The Anastrepha obliqua isolate idAnaObli1 chromosome 5, idAnaObli1_1.0, whole genome shotgun sequence DNA window gtgtgtcgattctcctttcataggTCTGTGACGTATGAAGACTTGACGTATTGGGAATATCTGGTCGGTAGTGGATTTTCCAGATCTAAAGccactgagtagaaagggagttcccgccaagataatccgcctcatcaaagccctctacgagaactccgaactggcagtgcttcacaaaggcgatatcagcgaccaacgcaggcgtaaggcaaggttgtcccctgtcgccccttctcttcgccatcgtccttgatgacgtcatgagccaactgaccctgcacaaaaaaggcatcgtatggagtttcaccagacatcttgaggacctggacttcgctgatgacatctgcctcctctttcacaaactctctgacatgcaagcgaaggcggacaagcTAGCCGCGCTgacacgcactgtcggactggagggcAACATCCCCAAGACCAAGGCCATGTGAGTTAACCACAATACGTTCGCCAGAATCTTATACGCCTGTTATTTTCCGCTTATTCCGCTTAAGAAATATgtgaacttttttcaaaaacaaaataaatttgtttatattttaagtttttttttaaatccaccAATTTATCGACGTACCCTATGTGACTatagaaaaaatttgcatgtaaaaGCAGCAACACAGTTATCGAACAAGATTCGCCgtagcgagtatggctatacctcataaaactggtaaaccggtcgtcttcgtctagctcatcttatggtaggcccaggaaactaactgtttcgacaggttgggtccagaggggtTTGATGGGGcgtgtgaaaaggtggttagtgtcctGCGGGGTGCCTTTACacttagtatgtcggggtcgattctggataagtaggagtttaaccttctacagtatccagaacataacgtccccttagtattaaaatagcctataaattttttgatgttttgagaaaatgaatttcaaactttttgtcgaaagtagctctcactcaaatctcgttaagtctgtaaatatttattattttcgacgttttttttttaagactgtATAAAAATGAGTCTATTTTGTTAACTgaccaatttttattattataatcatCCTTTTAGTGAACAAAAAAGAGGTGTAAACTGCAAATACATCAGATaggctattttattttttaatgttttctattaAGTTTCTGAtacgttattttattttgtatggtatacactattttattcaagaaaTACACCAgaataataagtaaatttaataagaatttttattaccataaaattatgttttaattaCAGTAAGATCGTAAATTATTAGCATGGTCTTTATTTATTGTCGTCTTCGTCCTCTTCTTCGAACCTGTCTGGTTCATCTAAACAATCGCGATTATTCCCCcttgtaaattcaaaaaaaatgtctgtGAGCCAGGaggaattacatttttttgcataaatctcTGAGATCCTTCAATTTTGTGTCAGGAATTGGtagttcttttttatatttgtgagtTAATGTAAAATTTGTGACTCCTATCTTTTTCATTCTCGAGCCATCTATATCAATCACTTTGAAGTCTTCGTTCCATTGTTCCTTGTATAACAACtgtcttttttcactttttattacttGGAGAACCTTAATTTTAAGCCAATTTACCCATTCATTGTtgacatttttcttcaatttatgGTTCACTTTGAAGATATTTAATCgttattgaattaaaatgcAATGAATGATTCATATGAAGCAATAATGTGGCAATTAATCTGTTTCTATTCTGTCCTCCACAGCAGTCTGAATACAGAATTCGTTACTGATTCGGGTAAATTGttcagcatttttaataaagtggTTCCAATTTCCTCTGACCCACGGTGACCATGGTTTTCATCCCACAGGAAACAATATCCAGCTCCACTAGCTAAATCGTAAAATGTGTTGTTGTATGTGGCGAACTTTCGACTGTAATACAAGGTGCTTACATTGCTACATTGTGTCAATAGCACTGATTGTAAGTCAAAAGTAAATACTTTTATATTACTGTTATTTTTAGATAACTCCTTGTCAGCATCTTTGTGGAGTCTTGCCTGGGCTTTATTTGCTAAGTGTTCatcatatgatttttgtattgaaGCCTTGTCCTCTGTATTTTTGAACATTTCGCATGTTGAGCATGTGTCCTTTTTTGGATGATGGAATGAATAATTgtaattattacaaaatatgtGGCGATACATATGTTCTTTAACTGAGAGGTCTGGGTGGCGTTCTTTAAATAagttatacatttttgtaattgttAGGTCTGAGCTCAGATAAAGGCGTTGGGACTTTGCTCGAGTATAGTGGCTTTCTACTGCTGGAAATGACTCTATGTGCTCTTTAATAAGATTTGCTATCTCCTCGTCTACTTTTCTTTGCATTCCGTGTTTACCCCTCATGTCAACAAATTCTCTTTGATTCTTTTTTTTGGCTAATACAGATATCGCGCAGTCTGACACGtgtaaagtatttaaaaagaacTTTTTACAGACCTGTTTGTCATTTAGAAAGTATTTTAGAGTGTTCGACCGGCGTGATTCTCTCGTTAATGTCCTCTTGCACTTTTCCACTTTTATGTTATTACTAAGGAATAGACGTTGCTTGCAGTAATCGCCCAAACTCCAATAGTCTGCATTGTGATGACAGCTGCAATCAGCGGGCTTCGGTAAACGTTCCTTAATTACTTTATCACTCTTTGTAACATAAGCCTTTCCTTGACTCCTGTCGCTCTTTCTTTTGTTCTGCATCCAAAGCTGGCTCTTACGCTATGGAATACAACAAATCCATAATTGTAGGAGACATCTTCTTAAATTACCTTTTAATTAACTCACCTTTCTTTTTCGTGTTACTTTCAATTCAACATTTTCACCATTGCTTTCTTCCGCGATTTCGCAGAGCACTTCATGTTGCTTTACcgaagatttttcaattttcccctCGAGACTATCCTCCTCTTCATCCGTTTCTGGAATATAATCATCTGACGATTCACCTGAAAAATCTTCTCCATCCTCTTCGtcattttccaatatatttGAATTAACTGGTTCCACAGATAATCCAACAGAGTTTGGAGCAAGTTTCACACATAGGGCTCCTGTTGATTCCTTCGCAAATTCTGTTGACAATTAATATACCTAAATATTCTTTCCTGCAACTTAAGATAGCAGATACTCACCAGAGCTTGACAAATCCATGATTAAATAAATGATTGGGAACGAATGAACGACTAAAAGATTACGAACGAGCGAATTTCAACAACGAACTGAAATCCTAagttgcacaaattatttctattgcaTCTACATACATGATAAA harbors:
- the LOC129247455 gene encoding uncharacterized protein LOC129247455 is translated as MDLSSSEFAKESTGALCVKLAPNSVGLSVEPVNSNILENDEEDGEDFSGESSDDYIPETDEEEDSLEGKIEKSSVKQHEVLCEIAEESNGENVELKVTRKRKRKSQLWMQNKRKSDRSQGKAYVTKSDKVIKERLPKPADCSCHHNADYWSLGDYCKQRLFLSNNIKVEKCKRTLTRESRRSNTLKYFLNDKQVCKKFFLNTLHVSDCAISVLAKKKNQREFVDMRGKHGMQRKVDEEIANLIKEHIESFPAVESHYTRAKSQRLYLSSDLTITKMYNLFKERHPDLSVKEHMYRHIFCNNYNYSFHHPKKDTCSTCEMFKNTEDKASIQKSYDEHLANKAQARLHKDADKELSKNNSNIKVFTFDLQSVLLTQCSNVSTLYYSRKFATYNNTFYDLASGAGYCFLWDENHGHRGSEEIGTTLLKMLNNLPESVTNSVFRLLWRTE